The stretch of DNA AACATTTCTGGAGCATTTCCTGAAGATGACCACTTCTCCACTTCCGAGAACTGCAGACTGCGGACTGGTAGATCCTATGAGTGATGATTTTTCAGCCTTTGTATTTAAGATCCAGGCGAATATGAACAAGGCTCACAGAGACCGTATCGCATTTATGAGGATCTGTTCAGGTAAGTTTGATGCGACAAAAGAGGTTTATCATGTGCAGGGAGACAAGAAGATGCGACTTCTTCAGCCGCAGCAGATGATGGCAGAATCCCGTCATGTTGTGGAGGAGGCTTATGCAGGTGATATCATCGGTGTCTTTGACCCGGGTATTTTTTCTATTGGGGATACTATCTGCGCACCTGGAAAGAAATTTGCTTTTGAGGGAATCCCGACCTTCGCGCCGGAGCATTTTGCACGTGTGCGCCAGATCGATACCATGAAGAGAAAACAGTTCGTAAAAGGTATCAACCAGATCGCCCAGGAGGGTGCGATCCAGATATTCCAGGAGTTTAACACCGGTATGGAAGAGATCATTGTGGGTGTTGTAGGTATTCTGCAGTTTGATGTCCTGAAATACCGTCTGGAGAATGAGTATAATGTAGATATCCGTCTGGAAACACTTCCATATGAGCATATCCGCTGGATCGCCAACAAGGAGACTGTAAAAGTAGACAAGATCGTGGGAACTTCTGATATGAAGAAAGTCACAGACCTTAAAGGAAATCCGTTACTGCTTTTTGTCAATGCATGGAGTGTTGGCATGGTTGAGGATAGAAACCCTGAGCTGGTACTGACAGAATTCAGTAAATAAGCCCTTTTATTTCATAACTTTTTTTGATATAATAGTATAAAATTACGAACAAAAATATTATATCCGTAGGAGGGTTTCCCATGGCAGAAAAAAGAACAACATATAAGATACAGGATCTGGGTGGAATCGGTGAAGTTCACATTGCAGATGAAGTTGTTGCGATCGTTGCAGGACTTGCAGCAACAGATGTGGATGGAGTTGCTTCCATGGCAGGAAATATCACCAATGAGCTGGTAAGTAAACTTGGAAAGAAGAATCTGTCCAAGGGCGTGAGAGTAACCATTCTGGAAGGAGTCGTTACCGTGGATCTGTCACTGAATATCGAGTATGGCAGAAACATTCTTGAGACAAGCAAGAAGGTTCAGGAGAAGGTTAAATCCGCTATTGAGAATATGACAGGACTTGAGGTTGCAGATGTAAATATTCATATTGCCAGCGTGGATATGGAGAACGAAAAAGGAAAGTAAACCTTTCCTTTTTTCCGTCTTAGGAGGAAATTATGAGAAGAAGAGAACAGAGAGAACATGTATTTAAACTTATGTTTATGACAGAGTTTAATTCAGAAGAAGAGATGACAGAACAGCTCTCTCTTTATTTTGAAGGTCTTGGAGAACTTTCAGAACAGGACCAGGAATATATGAAGAAGAAGTACGCACATGTGAAAGAACATCTGGAAGAGATCGATGCACAGCTGAACAATGCAAGCCGTGGATGGAAGACAAAGCGTATGAGCCGTGTAGATCTTGCAGCACTTCGTCTGGCAGTATATGAGATGGAATATGATGCAGACGTACCGACAGGAGTAGCTATCAATGAAGCGGTAGAACTCGCCAAAAGATTTGGCGGAGATGCTTCTGGTTCTTTTGTAAATGGAGTACTGGGTAAGATCGCATCTGAGAAGGATGAGAAGAAAAACGAGGAGGAGACTGCTGATACAGAAGAGAAGTCAGCAGGAGCCCCGGAAGAGAACGCATGAGAAACGTCTATTCTGTCGGTCAGGTAAACCATTATGTCAAAAATATGTTTACCCAGGATTACTTTCTCCGGAAAGTCTATGTAAAGGGAGAAGTATCCAATTGTAAATACCATACCAGCGGACATATTTATTTTTCTCTGAAAGATGAAACAGGCACATTAAGCTGTGTGATGTTTGCGGGACACCGCAGGGGTCTTGCTTTTCGTATGAAGGACGGGGATAAGGTAGTCGCAGGCGGAATTGTAGACGTATATGAGAGAGACGGGCGTTATCAGCTTTATGCAAAAGAGATCACACTGGAGGGTGCTGGTGCCCTCTATGAGCGGTATCTGGCACTGAAACAGGAACTGGAGGATATGGGGATGTTTGCCCAGGAATATAAGCAGCCCATTCCTCATTTTATTCATACCCTTGGCGTGGTGACAGCACCTACTGGGGCAGCAGTACAGGATATCCGCAATATTGCAGGCAGAAGGAATCCCTATCT from Blautia sp. SC05B48 encodes:
- a CDS encoding Asp23/Gls24 family envelope stress response protein — protein: MAEKRTTYKIQDLGGIGEVHIADEVVAIVAGLAATDVDGVASMAGNITNELVSKLGKKNLSKGVRVTILEGVVTVDLSLNIEYGRNILETSKKVQEKVKSAIENMTGLEVADVNIHIASVDMENEKGK
- a CDS encoding peptide chain release factor 3 → MSKYTKEIEKRRTFAIISHPDAGKTTLTEKFLLYGGAINLAGSVKGKATARHAVSDWMEIEKERGISVTSSVLQFHYDGYCINILDTPGHQDFSEDTYRTLMAADSAVMVIDGSKGVEAQTRKLFKVCVMRHIPIFTFINKMDRDANDTFDLLDEIEKELGIATCPINWPIGSGKKFRGVFDRNTKKILTFSDTQKGTKEGVIEEIDINDPRADEIMDPEQKEQLMEEIELLDGASAEFSQEEVSKGQLTPVFFGSALTNFGVETFLEHFLKMTTSPLPRTADCGLVDPMSDDFSAFVFKIQANMNKAHRDRIAFMRICSGKFDATKEVYHVQGDKKMRLLQPQQMMAESRHVVEEAYAGDIIGVFDPGIFSIGDTICAPGKKFAFEGIPTFAPEHFARVRQIDTMKRKQFVKGINQIAQEGAIQIFQEFNTGMEEIIVGVVGILQFDVLKYRLENEYNVDIRLETLPYEHIRWIANKETVKVDKIVGTSDMKKVTDLKGNPLLLFVNAWSVGMVEDRNPELVLTEFSK
- the nusB gene encoding transcription antitermination factor NusB, producing MRRREQREHVFKLMFMTEFNSEEEMTEQLSLYFEGLGELSEQDQEYMKKKYAHVKEHLEEIDAQLNNASRGWKTKRMSRVDLAALRLAVYEMEYDADVPTGVAINEAVELAKRFGGDASGSFVNGVLGKIASEKDEKKNEEETADTEEKSAGAPEENA